The DNA sequence GATTGGTTGCGCGGTATATATAAAAGGGTTTACCGTCTTGCATAATTTTTTTTAGCTGCTCCCTTTCTTCCGCAGATGCTTTCATTCCCATACCGAATCCTAAAATAAAGTCGTACTTTTTTAATTTAGATAAATCTTCTAAAGAGACTTCTTCGTATTGAATGAAGGGGTCTTTATTGGATTGAATGAGACTGGTGGTTTGAAATTTTTGAAAGTTTACTAAAGCTACTTTTGTTGGTGAGGCAGTTTTATTCCAAATGATCCAACTTGCCATTAGTAATACTAATAGACACACTACTATACTCAATAAGAGCTTCTTTTTTTTCATTTTCATAATATTTATGTAAGCCTGATTTTTTCTTTGATAAACGTTTATTTGATAATGATTTTTTTAGTCGCTTTATGATCACCTACTTTGAATACGAGAATGTAAATTCCGGGTGTTAAGGCAGATAAATTCAATTCTTTTGAATAAAAACCGGCTTGTCCTAAGATTTTATCTTCGTACATTTTCTTACCACTTAAGCTATATAAGGATAATTCTGCTTTATTTGCATTGGAATTTTTAATATCATATAGTAAGGTAGCCGTTTTATTTACTATTGGATTAGGATAAACCGTAAAGGAGGAATGATCTGTCAATTCTTCTATTCCTAAGTTATTTATTTTTTTATACGTGAAATTGATAATTCCTGTAGCTGCTCCTCCAAAATCAGTAAACCATAATTCATATAAGCTCGTTGTTTGATCTTTTTCTGTTTTAACGTAATATTTATTTTTTGGAATTATGTATGAATAACCGGATAATTCCTTCCATCGGTCTCCTATGGTATTAATCTCTTTTTTAAAATTTTCATTTTGGAGTTCAGTTTGGTCGCCTTCTAATTTCTTAGCAACGGCAACGTGAGTATTTTGTAATGCTCCTGTTACAGAAACATAATCTATGTTTTTATAGAACGAAGTATATTTTGTAAAAAGCAAATCCCAATCTGAATCTAAAGGAATTGTATCTACCAATTTATTAATTTTCAATGAATAATAGTTAAACATTTTTCCTTCACCTGTAGAATTTAAGACAGTAAAGGATTGATCTGAAGTCCATGACGTTCCCTCCCAAATGGCATATTTACAAGTATATCCTTTAAAATAATCTTCAATCATAAATTTCATAAGAGTTCCATCGTCATATTCTAATACAAATATGATAGAACCTACTACATGATGGGTGGGCATAAAATATTCTCCCCATCCGTAGGTTGCCGAACCGTTATCGAACGCTCCTTTTTCCCATTTAACCTCGCTATTATATAATTTTTTCCATTGTTGTTTCTTAGATACATCAATAGTATTCCAATCTGAAGCTGCATTTGCTGCTTCATAAACTTTAATGCGTGCATCATTCACGCGTGTAGCAAAACTTCTGGCATCTTTTCTTAGAAAAGCTAAGTCCCAATCAGTTGTGGGCAGGGTGATTTGATTATTAGAACCCAATTGAAAATATACTTGTTGGGTATAAGAAGAGCCTAAGGAAAGAGCGATATTTTTTTCTTGAGCATGTACGGTAACTTGCACCATAAACCATACTATAAGCAGTATAGTCCTTTTCATAATCAATAGATTTAAGTTTTTATTCTATTTTTATTTAGGGCAAATATAATTATTATTTAGATTTATTCTCAATAATATTTAGATTTATTCTAAATTATTTTTACTTTTGCTAAAAAAACTATGAAAAAGAATAGCTCCAATAAGTTCTTTTTATTATATATATCTCTGATTTTAAGTAATTTATCTTATTCTCAAGAGAATAATGACAAAAAAAATAAAGTAAAGGATATTGATGAAATTGTGGTAACAGGTCAATATCATCAACAAAGTGTTGATAAATCCATATATCAAGTTGAGGTCATATCCCAAGAAGATATTAAAAACAGAGCAGCATCCAATATATCGGACATTTTAAGTTATTATCTTAATTTTAATACTCTACCCAACAGTAAAAACGGGGATTCTGAAGCTTCTCTTTTCGGTTTGGATGGTCAATATTTTAAAGTATTGATAGATAACATTCCTATGGTGAGTGATTATGGAATGGGCTCCAATG is a window from the Apibacter sp. B3706 genome containing:
- a CDS encoding T9SS type A sorting domain-containing protein, which encodes MKRTILLIVWFMVQVTVHAQEKNIALSLGSSYTQQVYFQLGSNNQITLPTTDWDLAFLRKDARSFATRVNDARIKVYEAANAASDWNTIDVSKKQQWKKLYNSEVKWEKGAFDNGSATYGWGEYFMPTHHVVGSIIFVLEYDDGTLMKFMIEDYFKGYTCKYAIWEGTSWTSDQSFTVLNSTGEGKMFNYYSLKINKLVDTIPLDSDWDLLFTKYTSFYKNIDYVSVTGALQNTHVAVAKKLEGDQTELQNENFKKEINTIGDRWKELSGYSYIIPKNKYYVKTEKDQTTSLYELWFTDFGGAATGIINFTYKKINNLGIEELTDHSSFTVYPNPIVNKTATLLYDIKNSNANKAELSLYSLSGKKMYEDKILGQAGFYSKELNLSALTPGIYILVFKVGDHKATKKIIIK